In the genome of Thermus antranikianii DSM 12462, the window AGGGCCAGGATCAGGACCCGAAGGAACTGGGCAAGGGACTGGAGGGCTAGCAGGAACATGCCCACCATGACCCAGGTTTTGAAGGGGTAAATGGGCGGGAGCCAGGTTCCAGCAGTGTAGCGCTCGCCTATTCGCCAGGAGTTTAGCACATGCCCTGGCATTGGGGAAAGGAGGACGTAGAGGAAGGGAAAGAGGAGGACTAGGTAGAGGAGGGCCTCGACCGTTGCGGCCCACCGGGGAGGCAGGTAATGGGACAACAGATCCACCCGCACGTGTTCGCCGCGCTGCAGAACGTGCCCCAGGGAGAGGACCATGAAAAGGCTTGTGAGCATGTAGCTCATGTCGTAGCTCCACAAGGTGGGACTTTTAAAGAGGTACCGCATCCCTACTTCGTAAGTCAGGGTGAGTACAAGAAGAACCATGAAGATGGAGGAGAAACGGCTAAGGCTGGCGTTAATGAGGTCTATTGCTCTAAGAAGCTTAACCATGGCCACCTCTTTCCCTTCCTTGCCGCCGAGCTATATCACCCTATAGGGCTGGGGCACGCGGTGCGCTTCCCGGACGGGGATGGGGGTCATCAGCTCATCGTAAGCAGCGTAGCGCCGATGGTAGCTTAAGGCCGAATCCAGAACCTGCTTGAAGAAGGGATTCGCCTCAGCCTGCTTCTTTAGGTACTCCATGGCCACCTTGTAGATTTCCCATTGGGTCTGTCGCTCCACAAATACCTGCTGGTTGCCACGCCGCTTGAAGAAGTCTATGTACTCCATGCTCTTGTGCAAATCGTAGGTTAAGCTCCAAAGGGTGGTCGCTCTAGCAGCTTCTTCCACAATCGCCTTCAGGTCGGTGGGTAGCCGTTCCCAGGCACTTTTGTTGATGACAAGTTCGAAGAGCACGGTGGGTTGGTGCATTCCTGGTCCGGTGAAGTAGCGAGCCACCTCGTGGAACCGGAGGAGGTAGTCGGTGTAGGGGGTGTTGAACTCCGTGGCGTCTATTACGCGGCGCTCCATGGCGGTATAGAGCTCGGCAGCCGGTAGGGTTACCACTGCCACCCCAAGCCCGCGGAGGATTTCCCCCCAAATCCCAGGTGCACGGTACTTTAGGCCCCGCCAGTCCTCTAGCTTCCGGAGAGGCTTGTGGGCCCAGGCCACTATCTCCGCATGGGTGATCCCACAGGGCAGTACCTTCACATTGAGACGCAGGTCGTCGTAGATCTTCTGCCAAAGCTGGAGGCCGCCACCTTCGTAAACCCAGGCCAAGTGGGAGAGGGGAGTGAAGAGGAAGGGGATAGAAGCGAAGAATGCGGCGGCAGGATTTCGCCCTATCCAGTAGGCGCTCCAGCTGTGCATGGCCTGGACCACTCCAGAGTGGGCGGCGTCTAGGACCTCGAAGGCCCCGACGATGGCACCGCTCGGCTGGACATCCACGACCATCCGGCCACCGCTCATTTCCTCCACCTTCTTAGCCCAGTACTGGGCCATGTGGTGGAGGTGAATGGTGGCAGGCCAGGATGTGGCCATGGTCCAACGCACCTCAGGGCGCCTTTGGGCTACTGCTTGGCCGCCTAGGGTGGCAGCACCTAAAGCGACGCCTGCCTTCAGGAAAGTCCGCCGATCTGTAAGAATCCCATTTGCCGCCTTCTTGGTTACCGCTTGCTTTTTCATGCTTCACCTCCCATCGTCACCACCGCCCGGCCCACGATCTCCCCCTTGTCCAGCCGTCGGTAGGCCAGGTCGGCTTCCTCCAAAGTGAAGCGATCGGTAACCTCTGCACCCACCCCCACGATGCCGGCTTGCGCCAGCTTGAGGAGGATGGGCATGTCCTTACGGGGCTTGGCCCCGTAGGAGCCTAGGATCTTGAGCTTGCGCCGGACCAAGCGGGTGATTTCCACCCCAGCCTCCATCCCTTGAGGGGCAATGCCCACGGGTACCATCCTTCCCCCATCCCGGAGGAGGTTTAGGGCCAAACGGAAGGTTTCCGGTCTTCCTAAGGCCTCGAAGGCCACGTCTACCCCTCGCCCGCCCGTCAGGTCCAGGATGGCTTGGGGAGCTTCCTCTGGGGTGAAGGCGTGGGTGGCGCCAAGGCTCTTCGCCTTAGCAAGTTTTTCGGGTCTGAGGTCTATGGCCACCACAGGGTAAGCGCCGAAAGCCCGGGCGATTTGGACGATCCCTAAACCCACCCCGCCAGTGGCCACCACGGCCACCGACTCTCCACCCTCGAGGCCAGCGGTTTTCACCGCACCATAGGCGGTGAAGAGGGCACAGCCGAGGATGGCCGCATCCTCCAAGGCAATGCCTTCAGGCAGGGGGAAGACATCCGTGGCGGGAACCACGGCATACTCCGCTAGGCCACCCATGGAGTACATCCATAGGGGCGTCCCGTCCTTGCGGAAGAGCCGCGTGGCGCCGTCGTAGAGCACGCCCCTGAGGCGGTTAAAGCTGAAGAAGCGCTCGCAGAGGTCCTCCTCTCCCCGAACGCAGTAGGGGCACTGGCCGCAAGGCATGATGAAGCTGGAGACTACCTTTTCACCCACCTTTAGGCCCTCCACTCCCGGGCCTAAAGCGGCCACCGTACCCGAGATCTCGTGTCCTAGTACGCAAGGGGTAGGGAAGGCTACTTCTCCTTTGATCACATGGAGATCCGTGTGGCATACCCCGCAGGCTGCTACCCGTACCAGTACCTCCCCGGCTTTGGGTTCGGGAATAGGAACCTCCTCTATCCTCAAGGGTTCCCCCACCCGCTCCAATACCGCAGCCCGCATCACCATCTTTCCACCACCACCTTCCTTTGGGTGTAGAAGAGGAAGGCGTCGGGGCCGTGGGGGTGTAGGTCGCCGAAGAAGGAATTGCGCCATCCGGAGAAGGGGTAGAAGGCAAAGGGCTGGGCCACGCCCACGTTGATCCCCACCATGCCCGCCTGGACCCTTTCCCTAAACTCCCGGGCCACCCGGCCGCTTTGGGTGAAGATGGTGGCCATGTTGCCATAGGGCACGGCGTTGGCCTGGGCGATGGCCTCTTCCAGGTCCTGGGCGTAGGAGACGGAGAGCACGGGGCCGAAGATCTCCTCCCGCCCCACCACCATGCGGGGGGAGACCCGGTCCAGCACCGTGGGCCCCAGGAAGAAGCCTTTGCCCTCGATCCCCCGGCCGTCCAGGGCCAGCCTGGCCCCCTCCTCCAGGCCCTTTTGGATGTACCCCACCACCCGTTTCCGGTGCTCCTCCCGGATCAGGGGACCCACCTGGACCCCCTCCTCCCATCCCGGACCCACCTTGAGCCTGCGGGCGCTCTCCACAATCCTCTCCAAGAGTTCGGGGCCAACGCCCCCCACCCCTACGGCCACGCTCCCTGCCAGGCACCTTTCCCCGGCGTTGCCGAAGGCGGAGTTGAGGATCGCGGGGATGGCCTGGTCCAGATTGGCGTCGGGCATCACCACCAGGTGGTTCTTGGCTCCCCCGGCCGCCGAGACCCTCTTGCCGTGCTGGGCGGCCAGCTGGTAGATCCTCCGGGCCACGGGCTCGGAGCCCACGAACTGCACCGCCTTCACCTCCGGGTGGCTCACCAGGGCCTCCGCTGCCTCCTGGGCCCCGTGGACCAGGTTGAGGACCCCCTCGGGGAAGCCCGCCTCCAGGAAGAGCTCCGCCAGGCGCACCGCCCCCAAGGGGGTTCTCTCCGAGGGCTTGAGCACAAAGGTGTTCCCCGCCACCACGGCGATGGGGAACATCCACAAGGGGATCATCACCGGGAAGTTGAAGGGGGGGATCCCGGCTACCACCCCCAAGGGGTAGTGGAAGAGGTTCTGGTCCACCCCGCCCGTGACCTCCCGCAGGGTGCGGCCCTGAAGGAGGGTGGGAGCGCTGCAGGCGAAGTCCACCACCTCGATGCCCCGGCGCACCTCCCCGCGGGCCTCCTCCAGGGTCTTGCCGTGGTGGAGGGTGACCAGGTGGGCCAGGTCCTCAAAGTGCTTCTCCAGAAGTTCCTTGAAGCGGAACATGAGGCGGACCCGCTCCATGAGGGGGGTGCGGCTCCACACCTCAAAGGCTCTCTGGGCCGCAGCCACCGCCCGGTCCACCTCCTCCTTCCCCGAAAGGGGAACCTCCTCGATCACCTCCCCGGTGGCAGGGTTGTACACGGGCAACGTGGGGCGGGAAACCTCCTGCCACTCAGCACCGATTAGGTTCTTGACCATTCCCTCCTCCTTGGGGTCAACGGCTCTAGGTTTCGTGTTTAAGCGTAAAGGTGGGGTCAAGCCTCGTCTACTGTGACTTCATCCAAGGTAGGGCCCGGGGGTTTTGTGTTAGACCTCAAGTGGAAGGTCCCTGTATACTAGGGAGACGCCGAGGAGGGGAAAGGCATGGGTGCCCTTCACCGGACTCTTTGGTCCTGGGCTGAAACTATGGCCTGGCACTATGCCCAGGAAATCCCTGATTACGCCCGGCTGGATACGCGCATCCTCGAGCGGGATGTGGCTGTAGTTTCCTTTGAGTACTTGCGGGCCCTCGAGGAGGGCGGGAACGTGGAGGACCTGGCCTTGGCGGTGGGCCAGCGCCGGCGGAGCCAAGGCGTGTCCCTCCCGGCCCTGCTCCGGGCTTACCGCCTTTGGGCCAAAGATGCCCTCGAGGCTCTAAAGGACTCGACGCCAAACCGCTTGGCGGAGCTGGCCCCCCGGGTGGTGGAACTTCTGGACCGGGTAAGCGAGGCCTCGGCTCAGGGATACCGCTTGGCCCTGGAGGGTAGGCTTCCCCGTGGATCGGTTGTGGGCATTGGGGTGGGGTTTGCCGATGCCGGGGCCATGGCCCTGGCCCCGCGCCACTTAAGCCTCCCCTCCGAGGCCATGTTCTACGAGCAAAGCCCCTTCGGTGCCCTTCTTTTTTTGGCTGCACCCTTGGCCGAGGTAGAGCAGGAGCTTAGGGGCTTAGCCCGCAAGTGCCAGGCGGTGCTTTGGGTAGAGGAAGGGACGGATGCCTCAAGGGTCGGGGCGGACCTGGAGGAGGCCTTGGCCCTGGGTAGTCGCTTGCGGTTGCCGCCCGGCCTCTACCCAACCCGCTATTTGTGGCCCTTGGCCATTGCCTTGGATTCGCCCAAGGGAAGGGAGCGGCTATTGAGGCTCCTGGCTCCCCTCGAGCTCCATCCAGAGCTTTTGGCTACCCTGGAGGTCTATTTGCAGTCGGGGTTTTCCCTCAAGAAGACGGCTCATCGCCTTGGCCTCCATCCCAACTCTGTTCTCTATAGGCTTCATCGCGCCGAAGAGCTGACTGGCCTTCACCTGGGTCGGGCGGAGGATTTGTGTCTGGTGAGCATGGCCTTGTACCTGTATCGTGCGGTGGGAGACTAGCGAACTGCGGCTTTGATGCGGCCTTACAAGCTTAGGTAAGCCTCCCGGATCCGGGGGTCCTCCAGCACCGCACGGGCTGGGCCGTGGAGCACGATGCGCCCGTGTTCCACCACATAGGCCCTGGCCGCCACCTCCAGGGAAAGGGCCACATTCTGTTCCACCAGCAAAATCCCCACCCCCTCTTCCGCCACCCGGTTGAGGGTTCTGAGCACCTCCTCGGCCAGCCGGGGTGCCAGGCCTAAGGAGGGTTCGTCCACCAGGAGGATTCTCGGGAAGCCCATGAGGGCGCGGGCGATGGCCAGCATTTGCTGTTCCCCGCCGGAGAGGGTGCCGGCAAGCTGCCTCCTTCGCTCCGCAAGCCGGGGAAAGAGGGCGTAGACCCGCTCAAAACCCTCTTTTTCCCGGCCAGGGGCCAGGAAGGCCGCTCCCAGGCGGAGGTTTTCCTCCACGGTCATCAGGGGAAAGAGCTGCCTGCCTTCAGGCACGTGGCCGAGCCCCAGCTTGGCTCTTTTGGCGGGGGAAAGGTCCGCGAGGTCCTTCCCATCCCAGAGGATCCTGCCCCGCCAGGGGCGGATCAGGCCGGAAATGGTCCGGAGCAGGGTGGTCTTGCCCGCCCCGTTGGCCCCTAGGAGGGCCACCAGTTCCCCTTCGCGCACCTCGAGGTCCATGCCGAAGAGCACCTGGGCCTTGCCATAGCCGGTTTCTAGGCCTTCTACCCTGAGCTTCATGCTCCCCTCCCCAGGTAGGCCTCCCGTACCCTCTGGTCCTGGGCTACCTTCTGGTAGGTTCCCTCGGCGATCACCTCGCCGTAGTCCAGAACCACCACCCGGTCGGCCAAAGCGCGCACCACGGGCATGAGATGCTCGATGAATAGGATGCTGACCCCGGCGTCGCGGATCCGCCGCACCAGGGCCACGGCTTCTTCGGCTTCCTTGGGGCGCAAGCCGGCCATGACCTCATCCAGGAGGAGCACCCTAGGCCGGGTGGCCAGGGCCCGGGCCAGCTCGAGCCGCTTGTCCTCTAGAAGGGTGAGCTCCCCGGCCAAAGCCTCCGCCCGGCGCTCCAATCCCGTGAGGCGCAGCACCTCCTCCACCCAGGCCTCCGCCTCTTTCTGTCGCACCTGGGGTTTGCCAAAGCGCGCCCCCACCAGCAGGTTCTCCCGCACGGTGAGCTCGGGGAGGGGCTGCACGATCTGGAAGGCCCGTCCGAGACCCAGGTGGGTGCGGGCCTCCGGGGGGAGATGGGTGATGTCCTGCCCTTGGAATAGGATCCGGCCCGAGTCGGGCCTTAGTAGGCCTGAAAGAAGGTTCAAGAGGGTGCTTTTTCCGGCTCCGTTGGGGCCGATGACCGCCAGGATTTCCCCTTCTTCCAGGTGAAGGCTCACCTCCTTAAGGGCCTGTAGCCCCAGGAAGCGTTTGCTCACCCTTATGACTTCCAGAACCTTACCCACGGCGCCTCCCCAAAACGCCCACCAGGCCGCGGGGCAGGAAGAGGATGACCAGGATGAGGATGGCTCCGTAGACCACCAGGTATCCCTCCTGGATCCAAAGCCTGAGGGCCTGCTCGAGGCTTACCAAGGCCACGCCGCCCAGCAGGGGCCCCAAGGTGGTGTAAAGCCCGCCGAAGATGGGGATAACCAGGGCTTCCACGGCTCTTGCCAGGCTGAAGGCGTCATAAGGGGAGAGGAAGAGGGTTTTCATCCCATAGACGCCGCCAGCGAGCCCGGCCACAACACTTCCCAAGAACAGGGACCAGAGCTTTACCCGCACCACCTGCACGCCCAGGACCCGGGCCACCGCCTCCGATTGCCGGGTAGCCGCCTGGGCAAGGCGGAATGGGCTCCTTTCCGCCCAAAGGCTTAGGGCTGTGGCCAGGAGGAGTACGCTGAAGCCCAGGTAATAAGCGGCCAAAGGCCAATTCCCTCCAAAGGGGGGCAGGACCGGAAGGCCGATGGGTCCGCCGGTAAAGGGGAGTTTCAGGGCCAGGGTGCGGAGCACCTCGCTAAAGGCCAGGCTGGCCATGGCGAAGTACAGGCCGTGGAGGCGCAAGGTTACCCACCCCAGGACCAGGGCCCCAGCCCCCGCTGCCAGGGCTCCCAGGCAAAGGGCGGGGAGCGTGCCCACCTGGGGGGCCAAGAGCCCGGCTCCATACGCTCCTAAACCGAAGAAGGCACCGTGGGCCAAGGAAAGCTGGCCGGTGCGGGCCACCAGGTCCCAGGAGAGGGCCAATGCGGTAAAGAGGAGGACGAAAAAACCCACGTCCAGGAGGAAGGCCCGCCAGATCCCTAAGGGAAGGTAGGGTAGCAAGGCGAAGAAGAGCAGGAAGAGGAGGATCAGGGTGGGGTGGCCGAAACCCTTCATGCCTCCCTCCAGGCCCGGCCCACCAGGGCGAGGAAGAGTACCAAAAAGAAGACCGCCTCCACGAGCCCTCCGCCTCCCGGTAGATAGGTGCTCACCAAGGCCTCGGCCAGGGCCAGAACAAAACTGGCGGGCACCACCCCCTTGAGGTTGCCAAGCCCGGCCAGGGCCACGATGGCGAAGGATTTGAGGGTAAAGGTGAAGCCCACGGTGGGGCTGGCGTACAGCATCACCGAGAGCATGACCCCAGCTACCCCGGCCAAGGCAGCGGCCAGGCCGAAGGCCAGGAGGTAGACCCTTTCCGCCTCGATCCCCAGAAGCCCGGGGGCTAGGCGGTTTTGGGCCACGGCCCGCATGGCCAGGCCTAGCCGGCTTCGGGTGAGGAAGACCTGGAGCAGCAAGAGGGTGGCGAGGGAGAGCAAAAAGGCCCCCAGGGGTACGGCTCCCAGGAAGAAGGGGCCCAGGGAGAGGGTGGTCGCTTGGTAGGGTGGGGCCACCACCCGGGTGTCGGCGCCGAAAAGGAGGAGGGCTAGGTTTTGCAGGAGGATGGCCAGCCCGAAGGTGAGGAGCATTTGGTTGAGTTCCGGGGCCCTTAGCACCGGCCGGATCAGGCCTTGGTAGGCCAGGCCTCCCACCAAAAAGGCAGCCAGGAAGGCGAGGCCCAAGGAGAGGAGGGGGTCCACCCCCCGGAAGGCGAAGAGGAGGTAGGAGAGGAAGGCCCCCATCATCAAAAACTCCCCGTGGGCGAAGTTAACGATCCCCACCACCCCCAAGGAGAGGGCTAATCCCGTGGCCACCAAGGCGTAGATCCCGCTCATGAGGAGGCCGTTCAGGAGGGTTTGCAGCAGGAGCTCCATGGTCTTCCCGCCAACTCCTTATCTCAGGTAGTACTCCCCGGGGTAGCGCAAGGGCCTTGTGGCCACTTCCTTGGGGAACACAGGCCGGCGGCTTCCCTGCAGGTACTGGAACTGGAACCAGATCTCCGGACCAAACCCCTGGTACTTGGTGCGGCCCGTGTCCGAGGGCTTAAAGGATAGAGGGCCGAAGGGGGTGTTCATCTTGAGGCTGGCCAGGGCCTCGGCGATGCGGTTCTTGTCGGCGCTACCTGCCTTTTCCGCCGCCAGGGCCAGGCTCTTGACAATGGTGTAGCCCATGGGGGCCATGTATTCCTCCGTGACCTCCCCGTACTTCTTGCGGTAGGCGTCCACGAAGCGACGGGACTCGGGATTGGCCACCGTGGGCAACCAGGCGGTCATGCCGGCGATGTCATTGGAAAGCGGGTTCTTTTCGAAACCGATGGGCCAGGAGGGCGGGGCGCCGTAGATGAGCTTGGGCCTGAGCCCCACCTGCCTTGCCTGGGTGGCGATGGGCAGGGCATCCACGTCGTACCCGATCCAATAGAGAATGTCCGGGGCGAAGGCCCGGAAGCGGGTGAGGATGGCGGTGAACTGGCCGCTTCCCGCCTTGAAGGGTTCCGCCTGGACCTGGTAGCCCAGTTTTTCCAGCTGCTGTTTGTAGACCCCGATGCCCGCAGAACCAAAGGGCCCATCCTCGTAGAGGATGGCCACCTTTCTTGCCCCGTGCTCCCGGTTTAGGTACTGGAAGAACTGCAGGGCGGCGGCCACGTTGTGGTAGTCCCAGGGGTGGTAGTGGAAGAGGAGGGGGTACCCCTCGAAGGCCTGCTCCACCACGGAGCTGGCAGCCCCGATGGCCAAGAAGAGGGGCCCGTACTGCTTCACGGGGCCGGAAAGGGCAAAGGTGACGCCGCTAGCCAGGCCTCCGATCACGATGTCCACCTTGTCCACGGTCATGAGCTTGGTGAAGGCGGGGACGGCTTTGGCCGTATCGGTGCCGTCATCCACCACCACCAGCTCCAACCGGACCTTGCCGGCGGTGTTCACCTCGTCGGCGGCCAGCTGGATGCCGTTCAGCGCTGCCTTGCCCGAAACCGCCGAAGCCCCGGAGAGGGGCAGGATGACCCCCACCTTCAGGGAGGTCTGGGCAAAGGCCAGACCTGTCACGAGAGCCAGAAATCCCAACACCTTTCGCATCCCGTACCTCCTTTCCCTAGGGCCTTGCGCCCGTAGGTTCCTCGTAGAGCACCACCGCCTCACCCTCGATAACCCTCTCCCCCCGCTGGTTTTCGCAGAAGGTATCCAGGGTGAGGACCAGGCCGCCCTTCTCCCTCTCCCGCACTGCCTTGACGATGGCGGTGGCGGTGATGGTGTCCCCCAGGTAGGTGGGTTTAAGGAAGCGTAGGGTCTGGGAGAGGTAGATGGCCCCGGTGCCCGGCAGTTTCGTGCCGATCACCGTGGAGATGAGGCCCGCCACCAGGATGCCCTGGGCGATGCGTTTGCCGAAGCGGCTTCCTTTGGCATAGGCCTCGTCCACGTGCAGGGGGTTGGTGTCCCCCACCGCCCCCACGAAGAGGGCCACGTGGGCCTCGGAGATGGTCTGGGTGTAACTGGCCTTATCCCCTACCTTGAACCTCACCGTACACCTCCTTTACAAAGTCCTTCAGAATGTCTTTCAAGAGTTCTGGGCTTTCCAGGTTCACCGAGTGGCCCACCCCCTCGAGGACAAGAAGCCTCCCCCTGGGGAAGAAGGCTGCGGTTTCCTCCGCCATAACCCGGGTGACGAGGGAGTCCAGGGTGCCGTAAACCACCAGGACCGGCCCGGGATAGGCCCTTTCCAGCCGCCAGGCCGCCAGGGCCCGGGCGTTGCCCTGGAAGTGGGCGGGGTGCATCCCCTGCGCCTTCTCCACCAGCTCAGGAAACCAGGGAGGCCTGCGGGTGGGCGCCATGGCCGCCAGGGCCTGGGCCAGGGCCTCCCGGTTGTGCCGGTAGCCTTCCAGGATGGGGTAGTAGGCCTCAGGGGTTTGCAACCCGGAGGGCGGGGCGGGGTTGATGAGGACGAGTCCCCGGGTCTTCTCGCCCGCCGCTTCCATCACCACCGCACCCCCCAGGGAGTGGCCCACCAGGATGGCTTCTTCCGCATCCTTTTCCCGGAGGAAGGCCCTTAGGGCCTCAGCATAGGCGGGGATGGAAGGGGTGAAATCCCGAGGTGCCTGGCTTTCCCCGAAACCCGGGAGGTCGGGGGCCAGAAGCCAGGTCCCCTCGGGAGGGTTCTGCAAAACCTCCCGCCACCACTCCTTGCAGGCAAAGTTTCCATGGACCAGCACCACGGGGACTCCCTTTCCGCTTTCCAGGCAGCTAAGCATGGATTTCCTCCAGAAACTTCCTCACGGCTTGGGCGAAGGCCAAGGGGTCCTCCAGGGGGGCCGCATGGCCTGTGGGCAGGGCTTGAAGCTCCGCTCCCAGGGCCTCGGCCAGGGCCTGGGCGTAGGGCTTGGGGGAGAGCAGGTCCTCCTTCCCGTAGAGGACCAGGGCGGGCAGGGCCAGGCTGTGAAGGCGGGGCCTGAGGTCCTCGAGGCTGAGAAACCCTAGAAGGAGCCTTTCCTGGGCCCTCTCGTCCGGGGCCTGGGCGATAAGGGAAGCGAGGCCTTCCTCCGTGAGGAGCTCGGGATGGGCGTTGAGGAAGCCTGCCCCATAGATCCAGGGCAGGGCTACCCTTAGGCGCAAGGGGGTGCCTCCGGTCTTCAGGGCGTGAAGCCAGCTACCCACCTTGGCCCTTAGGGCGGGGTCCAGGTAAGGGGTGGTGCAGGCCAGGACCAGGCTTCGGAAGCGTGTAGGAGCCATGAGGGCGGCCTGCAGGGCCACGATGCCCCCGTTGGAAAGACCTACCAAGGAGGCCTCCTCCCAGCCCAGTTCCTGCAAGAGGGCGAGGAGATCTTGAGCGTGCGCCTTTGGGGTGTAGGGGCCCTCGGGGGCTTCGCTTTCCCCCTGG includes:
- a CDS encoding TRAP transporter small permease subunit, which codes for MVKLLRAIDLINASLSRFSSIFMVLLVLTLTYEVGMRYLFKSPTLWSYDMSYMLTSLFMVLSLGHVLQRGEHVRVDLLSHYLPPRWAATVEALLYLVLLFPFLYVLLSPMPGHVLNSWRIGERYTAGTWLPPIYPFKTWVMVGMFLLALQSLAQFLRVLILALRGEEV
- a CDS encoding TRAP transporter substrate-binding protein DctP, with amino-acid sequence MKKQAVTKKAANGILTDRRTFLKAGVALGAATLGGQAVAQRRPEVRWTMATSWPATIHLHHMAQYWAKKVEEMSGGRMVVDVQPSGAIVGAFEVLDAAHSGVVQAMHSWSAYWIGRNPAAAFFASIPFLFTPLSHLAWVYEGGGLQLWQKIYDDLRLNVKVLPCGITHAEIVAWAHKPLRKLEDWRGLKYRAPGIWGEILRGLGVAVVTLPAAELYTAMERRVIDATEFNTPYTDYLLRFHEVARYFTGPGMHQPTVLFELVINKSAWERLPTDLKAIVEEAARATTLWSLTYDLHKSMEYIDFFKRRGNQQVFVERQTQWEIYKVAMEYLKKQAEANPFFKQVLDSALSYHRRYAAYDELMTPIPVREAHRVPQPYRVI
- a CDS encoding zinc-binding dehydrogenase; this translates as MRAAVLERVGEPLRIEEVPIPEPKAGEVLVRVAACGVCHTDLHVIKGEVAFPTPCVLGHEISGTVAALGPGVEGLKVGEKVVSSFIMPCGQCPYCVRGEEDLCERFFSFNRLRGVLYDGATRLFRKDGTPLWMYSMGGLAEYAVVPATDVFPLPEGIALEDAAILGCALFTAYGAVKTAGLEGGESVAVVATGGVGLGIVQIARAFGAYPVVAIDLRPEKLAKAKSLGATHAFTPEEAPQAILDLTGGRGVDVAFEALGRPETFRLALNLLRDGGRMVPVGIAPQGMEAGVEITRLVRRKLKILGSYGAKPRKDMPILLKLAQAGIVGVGAEVTDRFTLEEADLAYRRLDKGEIVGRAVVTMGGEA
- a CDS encoding CoA-acylating methylmalonate-semialdehyde dehydrogenase, yielding MVKNLIGAEWQEVSRPTLPVYNPATGEVIEEVPLSGKEEVDRAVAAAQRAFEVWSRTPLMERVRLMFRFKELLEKHFEDLAHLVTLHHGKTLEEARGEVRRGIEVVDFACSAPTLLQGRTLREVTGGVDQNLFHYPLGVVAGIPPFNFPVMIPLWMFPIAVVAGNTFVLKPSERTPLGAVRLAELFLEAGFPEGVLNLVHGAQEAAEALVSHPEVKAVQFVGSEPVARRIYQLAAQHGKRVSAAGGAKNHLVVMPDANLDQAIPAILNSAFGNAGERCLAGSVAVGVGGVGPELLERIVESARRLKVGPGWEEGVQVGPLIREEHRKRVVGYIQKGLEEGARLALDGRGIEGKGFFLGPTVLDRVSPRMVVGREEIFGPVLSVSYAQDLEEAIAQANAVPYGNMATIFTQSGRVAREFRERVQAGMVGINVGVAQPFAFYPFSGWRNSFFGDLHPHGPDAFLFYTQRKVVVERW
- a CDS encoding PucR family transcriptional regulator, whose amino-acid sequence is MAWHYAQEIPDYARLDTRILERDVAVVSFEYLRALEEGGNVEDLALAVGQRRRSQGVSLPALLRAYRLWAKDALEALKDSTPNRLAELAPRVVELLDRVSEASAQGYRLALEGRLPRGSVVGIGVGFADAGAMALAPRHLSLPSEAMFYEQSPFGALLFLAAPLAEVEQELRGLARKCQAVLWVEEGTDASRVGADLEEALALGSRLRLPPGLYPTRYLWPLAIALDSPKGRERLLRLLAPLELHPELLATLEVYLQSGFSLKKTAHRLGLHPNSVLYRLHRAEELTGLHLGRAEDLCLVSMALYLYRAVGD
- a CDS encoding ABC transporter ATP-binding protein, whose translation is MKLRVEGLETGYGKAQVLFGMDLEVREGELVALLGANGAGKTTLLRTISGLIRPWRGRILWDGKDLADLSPAKRAKLGLGHVPEGRQLFPLMTVEENLRLGAAFLAPGREKEGFERVYALFPRLAERRRQLAGTLSGGEQQMLAIARALMGFPRILLVDEPSLGLAPRLAEEVLRTLNRVAEEGVGILLVEQNVALSLEVAARAYVVEHGRIVLHGPARAVLEDPRIREAYLSL
- a CDS encoding ABC transporter ATP-binding protein produces the protein MGKVLEVIRVSKRFLGLQALKEVSLHLEEGEILAVIGPNGAGKSTLLNLLSGLLRPDSGRILFQGQDITHLPPEARTHLGLGRAFQIVQPLPELTVRENLLVGARFGKPQVRQKEAEAWVEEVLRLTGLERRAEALAGELTLLEDKRLELARALATRPRVLLLDEVMAGLRPKEAEEAVALVRRIRDAGVSILFIEHLMPVVRALADRVVVLDYGEVIAEGTYQKVAQDQRVREAYLGRGA
- a CDS encoding branched-chain amino acid ABC transporter permease produces the protein MKGFGHPTLILLFLLFFALLPYLPLGIWRAFLLDVGFFVLLFTALALSWDLVARTGQLSLAHGAFFGLGAYGAGLLAPQVGTLPALCLGALAAGAGALVLGWVTLRLHGLYFAMASLAFSEVLRTLALKLPFTGGPIGLPVLPPFGGNWPLAAYYLGFSVLLLATALSLWAERSPFRLAQAATRQSEAVARVLGVQVVRVKLWSLFLGSVVAGLAGGVYGMKTLFLSPYDAFSLARAVEALVIPIFGGLYTTLGPLLGGVALVSLEQALRLWIQEGYLVVYGAILILVILFLPRGLVGVLGRRRG
- a CDS encoding branched-chain amino acid ABC transporter permease, whose protein sequence is MELLLQTLLNGLLMSGIYALVATGLALSLGVVGIVNFAHGEFLMMGAFLSYLLFAFRGVDPLLSLGLAFLAAFLVGGLAYQGLIRPVLRAPELNQMLLTFGLAILLQNLALLLFGADTRVVAPPYQATTLSLGPFFLGAVPLGAFLLSLATLLLLQVFLTRSRLGLAMRAVAQNRLAPGLLGIEAERVYLLAFGLAAALAGVAGVMLSVMLYASPTVGFTFTLKSFAIVALAGLGNLKGVVPASFVLALAEALVSTYLPGGGGLVEAVFFLVLFLALVGRAWREA
- a CDS encoding ABC transporter substrate-binding protein, giving the protein MRKVLGFLALVTGLAFAQTSLKVGVILPLSGASAVSGKAALNGIQLAADEVNTAGKVRLELVVVDDGTDTAKAVPAFTKLMTVDKVDIVIGGLASGVTFALSGPVKQYGPLFLAIGAASSVVEQAFEGYPLLFHYHPWDYHNVAAALQFFQYLNREHGARKVAILYEDGPFGSAGIGVYKQQLEKLGYQVQAEPFKAGSGQFTAILTRFRAFAPDILYWIGYDVDALPIATQARQVGLRPKLIYGAPPSWPIGFEKNPLSNDIAGMTAWLPTVANPESRRFVDAYRKKYGEVTEEYMAPMGYTIVKSLALAAEKAGSADKNRIAEALASLKMNTPFGPLSFKPSDTGRTKYQGFGPEIWFQFQYLQGSRRPVFPKEVATRPLRYPGEYYLR
- a CDS encoding MaoC family dehydratase, with translation MRFKVGDKASYTQTISEAHVALFVGAVGDTNPLHVDEAYAKGSRFGKRIAQGILVAGLISTVIGTKLPGTGAIYLSQTLRFLKPTYLGDTITATAIVKAVREREKGGLVLTLDTFCENQRGERVIEGEAVVLYEEPTGARP
- a CDS encoding alpha/beta fold hydrolase — encoded protein: MLSCLESGKGVPVVLVHGNFACKEWWREVLQNPPEGTWLLAPDLPGFGESQAPRDFTPSIPAYAEALRAFLREKDAEEAILVGHSLGGAVVMEAAGEKTRGLVLINPAPPSGLQTPEAYYPILEGYRHNREALAQALAAMAPTRRPPWFPELVEKAQGMHPAHFQGNARALAAWRLERAYPGPVLVVYGTLDSLVTRVMAEETAAFFPRGRLLVLEGVGHSVNLESPELLKDILKDFVKEVYGEVQGRG